CTCGGGTTTGGTGTTGCCCAAGCGCTCGTTGCTGAAGGCGCCTCCGTGACCATCTGTAGCCGGAATGAGAAGTCGCTCCAGACTGCTGTTGCCTCACTTGGCGATCGGGCAAGCTATGTGGTCGCCGACCTGACCCGCCCTGATGATATAGTCTCGTTGATCGCAAATGTGCGCGAGACCGCCGGACGGCTTGATGGCCTCTTTGTCAATGCTGGTGGTCCTCCCCCGGGCCCCTTTGAGTCCCTCTCGGATCACGATTGGCAGTCGGCCTTTGACCTCAATCTCATGAGTGCCGTGCGGCTCACACGAGAATCGCTTCCCCTGCTTCGGGACTCGGATGCACCATCCATTCTGTACAGTACCTCGATCTCAGTAAAGGAACCGATCGATAACCTGTTGTTGTCCAATGCCGTCCGTCCAGCCGTCATCGGAATGATGCGTACGCTTGCACGGGAGCTTGCCCCCGATCCGATCCGGGTCAATGCCGTCTGTCCGGGATATGTCCGTACGGACCGTGTGAAGGAACTCCTGTCCAAGAGTCCCTCGCGCGAGGCTGAGATCGTCCGCGATATCCCCCTTGGCCGAATGGGTACTCCCGAGGAGTTTGGCGCGTTTTGTGCGTTCCTCCTCAGTCCGGCAGCTAGCTATGTGCATGGGGCGGTCCTCCTCATCGATGGCGGGCTCTATCACGGTATGATGTGATCTCATCATTCCCTCTCTCATCGCGAGAAACTACTCAGAGCGCACGGTAGTTAGTGATTACGTCTTAGACCGTTGGCCAAAAGGCGTGATTGGAATCATTCCTCATCATGCCCGAGATTCCACAGGTCCCTCTGGGCGATACGCTCTAGCGCTCTCTGAGCGTATGTGCGTATCTGTACATCCTCATCCTCTATCAGGCGCTCCAGATTTGCCGCAGCTGGCGGATACGGTGTCACACCAAGCGCCCAGACCGCCTCACGCCTGACATCAATATTTGGTGACTCAAGGGCCTCCGTTATTGCCCGGAGTATGATCTCTGACCGTTTCTCCGCGACCAGCCTGATGAGTCGCACCTGTTCCTCTGGTTCGAAGGTCCTGATCGCATTCGCCAGGCCCTGGAGTGCCCGTGTGTCATCCATGTCCCTGAGTCCTCTGATCGCCCAGTCACGGACTTGACTTGCCCTGTCCTCTAAGGCTGCAAGAAGGCAGCAGGTGGCCTCTGGTATTGAGATCTTTGCCAAGGACCATGCAGCAGCCTGCCGCACCTCTTCATCAGGGTCTCCCAGTACTGCACACAGGGTTCCAATACTCTCGTCATCGGCCACGTTCGTGAGTGCAAAGATTGCCTCCCGCCGAAGACCGACCTCCTCCTCTCTGTCACGGACGATCCTTCGAATCCGTTGCCCATGTCCCTGTGGGTCCGTACTGGCCAAGATGTGGAGAACCCACTTTTTGCTCTCAAACTCTGCATCTTGCAGATCCAGAATCTCTGCGACCTCCGCATTGAGAATGTCGAGCCTGCTTCTGTAGAGTGCCTGTAACCCCTTTAGGTGCAATCGTGGGTTGCGGTCTCTGATCGCCAACCGAATGATCTCGATGGCAGCTCTATCAGGGAGGTGATCCACTATGTCTAGAATAAACTGTTTGGTCTTGGTGTACGTATCGCCAGCCCCAAACAGGCGGCCAAGTTCCTCTACGAACTGTGCCTCATGTTCACTGATATACTCAGCTGCACCAGCATGATCGCCACGTTCTATAGCATCAACAAGGCTCTCTATCAACTCGGTCACACATACGTCTTCACATCTGACGGTTTAGCCTTTCCTATCTGCCTAGTAAATCTTGAACGCCCTCGCATGAGGTAGACGGAACCACTCCTTCTCGGGAGCATATCTTCTGAGCGCATGATAGACTGCAAACTGAAGCGTGATAGTGTTCACGAGCGCCTGCGCAAGAGGGGTCTCTATTGTTGGTGTACTGGGCGCGTGGAGGTGATACGACCTGAGTCCCAGTCTCTCCCACAGGACTCGCACAAAGGCAATGTCCCTCTCAGTGGTCGGCGTGTCGGCTATCAGGACTGCCAGATCCCCCTCCTGTGTCGGAAGGCTCCCATAATGCTGAAACTCCTCTCTCTGGACTGCGATCCCCTGTGTGAGGGAGGTCTCGTTCATCTTCATCATTCCCAGCTGCGCAGCCACAAAGTTCGGCCCCTCAGAGATGAAATATGCCTTCTGCTCCGTACTGATCAGTTCGGAGATCACTCGCCCCTCCCCCTCTGCGGCATGAAAGATGACTCCCATTTCTCTCTTCACACTCTGCAAGTCTCTCTCATACCGTTCGCTCTTGAGCTGTCCCGCAACTCCTAGAAGGAATGCCATCGCGGCGGTGGTCGGTGCAGTCGGGATGATGTCGTAGGTCTCCACGCCTGTCTCTGTCAGCCAGCGGTCCTCTACAACGTTGTTGATCTCTCCTTGCCCGTTGTCCGTGAGTGCCAGTATGTGTGCCCCCTGGTGCGCTGCAACCTTTACTGCATCAATTGTCGCAAGGCTCCTCCCGGATGCTGTGATCCCGATCACCAGGCACCGCTCATCAAGATGAATGCGCCGTACATCCGGTGCCGGCATTGCCAGCGCATTGAATCCCTCCTGTAGCAGGGCCCACGCTCCATACTCCGCGACTGCATACGAGTCACCACAACCTGTCAAAACGATCAATCTTTTGTCTTGAATGATGTCCGTCTCAGTCTCGCTCCCACCTGCTAAGGCCTTGGGGATTGTCCTCTCCTGCAGGTGCAACGCTCGTCCACACTGCTCGACAAAATTACTCACCATCTCTGTGACCTCTCGACTGTACCGTTACTATTGTTACTGGGCTCGTATTCTACTCTAGTCGCTCCTTTTTAGCATGACGACTGAACGCGGACTATGGCGTGTACCGGTTCTATCGTACCGCGGCGCTGCGTGAGTTCCTCCGGTACCCCGTGGAGACCGGTGAGGCGCTCCTCGTGACGGACAGCGAGCACCACCCGCAGCGGCGACAGCGGGTGAGTTGGCGTCCGGACAAGGACATCCGGTATGGTGTCGTCACGACAGCCATAGGTGATCTCGACCTGTCGCTCGTGGAGCCGTGGGTGCTCTCGCATCGGGAGCCCTTTGATCCCCCGCTCGGGCTGCCGGCCAACGTGGACACCCTGCTGGCGTCGATGACCGGCCTCACGCTGACGCTGCGGTGCAGCCCCCTAGAGCCAAGTGACGGCCGCGTGCCCTGGTCTTGGCGGGTGCACGTCGCGCCTCCGGAACGAATGGACATGGGCGGCCTGCGTGAACTCTCCACTGCGCCCCTGAGCCTCCGGCAGGTGGTGTTCCT
This region of Candidatus Thorarchaeota archaeon genomic DNA includes:
- a CDS encoding SDR family oxidoreductase, yielding MDLHLDGRYFLVTAASRGLGFGVAQALVAEGASVTICSRNEKSLQTAVASLGDRASYVVADLTRPDDIVSLIANVRETAGRLDGLFVNAGGPPPGPFESLSDHDWQSAFDLNLMSAVRLTRESLPLLRDSDAPSILYSTSISVKEPIDNLLLSNAVRPAVIGMMRTLARELAPDPIRVNAVCPGYVRTDRVKELLSKSPSREAEIVRDIPLGRMGTPEEFGAFCAFLLSPAASYVHGAVLLIDGGLYHGMM
- a CDS encoding HEAT repeat domain-containing protein is translated as MTELIESLVDAIERGDHAGAAEYISEHEAQFVEELGRLFGAGDTYTKTKQFILDIVDHLPDRAAIEIIRLAIRDRNPRLHLKGLQALYRSRLDILNAEVAEILDLQDAEFESKKWVLHILASTDPQGHGQRIRRIVRDREEEVGLRREAIFALTNVADDESIGTLCAVLGDPDEEVRQAAAWSLAKISIPEATCCLLAALEDRASQVRDWAIRGLRDMDDTRALQGLANAIRTFEPEEQVRLIRLVAEKRSEIILRAITEALESPNIDVRREAVWALGVTPYPPAAANLERLIEDEDVQIRTYAQRALERIAQRDLWNLGHDEE
- a CDS encoding SIS domain-containing protein, which codes for MVSNFVEQCGRALHLQERTIPKALAGGSETETDIIQDKRLIVLTGCGDSYAVAEYGAWALLQEGFNALAMPAPDVRRIHLDERCLVIGITASGRSLATIDAVKVAAHQGAHILALTDNGQGEINNVVEDRWLTETGVETYDIIPTAPTTAAMAFLLGVAGQLKSERYERDLQSVKREMGVIFHAAEGEGRVISELISTEQKAYFISEGPNFVAAQLGMMKMNETSLTQGIAVQREEFQHYGSLPTQEGDLAVLIADTPTTERDIAFVRVLWERLGLRSYHLHAPSTPTIETPLAQALVNTITLQFAVYHALRRYAPEKEWFRLPHARAFKIY